In Deltaproteobacteria bacterium HGW-Deltaproteobacteria-18, the genomic stretch CTCACCAGTACGGATGAACGCAATTCCCCGCGCAGCGAGATGTCGTTCCCGCGCAGGCGCGAATCCATTCCCGACCCTTTTTTCCAACAAGAAACGCCCGCCATCGTTTCCGAGAGCGGGCGTCGTGCCGTCATTGCTGAAAATTACTTTTTCTTCTTGGCCCGTTCGCGGCGCAGCCAGTCGTACCAGGCATCCATGCCTTCGCCGGTGGTGGCTGAGAGGGCGAAGATCTCGATGTCCTTGTTGATGGAGCGGGCAAAGCCGCTGGCGCGTTTCACGTCGAAGTTGACGTAGGGCAGCAGGTCGATCTTGTTCAGGATCATGACCTTGGATTCGGCGAAGATGAACGGATATTTTTCAGGCTTGTCGTCGCCTTCGGTCACGCTCAGGATGGTGACCTTGTAGTCTTCGCCGACGCTGAATTCCGCAGGACAGACCAGGTTGCCCACGTTTTCGACGACGAGAATGTCGACGCCGTCCACGCCGAGTTTCTCAGCGGCGTCGCGAACCATGGAGCTGTCGAGATGGCAGCCGCCGGCGGTGTTGATCTGTACGGCGCGGGCCCCTGTGGCGGCCACGCGGCGGGCGTCGTTCTCGGTCTGGCAGTCGCCTTCGATGACGGCCATGTTGAACTCGTCCTTCAGATCGGTCAGCGTCCTTTCCAGAAGGGACGTCTTGCCCGAACCCGGCGAACTCATCAGGTTGAGGGTCAGGATGCCGCGGGCGCTGAGCTGGGCGTTGAGTTCAGCCGCGACTACGTCATTGGCCTCGAGAATATTGCGTACCACATCGACTTTCATGCTTTCCTCCACGTTATTCGGCTTCGATGTTATCTATGTAGAGTTCACGGCCGGAGATGATCTCGTGTCCCAATTCCGTCGTGCACTGCGGGCAGGGCATGATGACACGTTCTTCCAGGCTGGGGCTGAATTCGTGGCCGCACTGACGGCAGCGCACGACCATGGGTCTGACCTCGGTTTCCATCTTGGCACCCGCAAACGGAGTGCCCACGGTCAGGATTTCAAAGGAGGTCTCGAGGGCTTCGGGCACAATGGCCGAGATCTGGCCATAGACGATCTTGAACGAGTGCAGTTTGGTGAGGCCGTGCTTGGCCATTTCT encodes the following:
- the hypB gene encoding hydrogenase accessory protein HypB, with translation MKVDVVRNILEANDVVAAELNAQLSARGILTLNLMSSPGSGKTSLLERTLTDLKDEFNMAVIEGDCQTENDARRVAATGARAVQINTAGGCHLDSSMVRDAAEKLGVDGVDILVVENVGNLVCPAEFSVGEDYKVTILSVTEGDDKPEKYPFIFAESKVMILNKIDLLPYVNFDVKRASGFARSINKDIEIFALSATTGEGMDAWYDWLRRERAKKKK
- a CDS encoding hydrogenase maturation nickel metallochaperone HypA; translated protein: MHELSIAESLIKIIGEEMAKHGLTKLHSFKIVYGQISAIVPEALETSFEILTVGTPFAGAKMETEVRPMVVRCRQCGHEFSPSLEERVIMPCPQCTTELGHEIISGRELYIDNIEAE